One window of the Rhinoraja longicauda isolate Sanriku21f chromosome 2, sRhiLon1.1, whole genome shotgun sequence genome contains the following:
- the LOC144610955 gene encoding fucolectin-like, giving the protein MDSRLLLVFVCVWGVAKPHYPTGNLCATIRASQSSLMDFHGNAANAIDRNPDSNYEKGSCSSTAVEMSPWWSVDLFYHFRVYVVKITASRTGDGINDAEILIGDDKAVNGSGNQVCARNVRVPRGESVSVFCKPLGVHGRYITITIPGKTTSLSLCEVEALGAPEPH; this is encoded by the exons ATGGACAGTCGACTACTGCTGGTCTTTGTCTGTGTCTGGGGTGTGGCCAAACCTCACTACCCCACAG GCAACCTGTGCGCCACCATCCGCGCCAGCCAGTCCAGTCTGATGGACTTCCACGGAAATGCCGCCAACGCCATCGACAGGAACCCAGACAGCAACTACGAGAAGGGGTCGTGCAGCAGCACCGCGGTGGAGATGTCGCCCTGGTGGAGCGTGGACCTTTTCTACCATTTCCGCGTCTACGTGGTGAAAATCACCGCCAGCAGAACAGGAGACGGCATCAATGATGCCGAGATCCTCATTGGAGACGACAAGGCAGTCAATGGCAGTGGAAACCAAGT CTGTGCAAGGAACGTGAGGGTTCCCCGGGGCGAGTCTGTCTCCGTGTTCTGCAAACCACTTGGCGTGCACGGGCGgtacatcaccatcaccatccccGGGAAGACGACATCTCTGTCACTCTGTGAGGTGGAGGCGCTTGGAGCACCCGAACCTCACTAA